A single window of Synechococcus sp. CBW1004 DNA harbors:
- a CDS encoding DUF3955 domain-containing protein: protein MKHQQAIRTGALAISCSSAGFLLAAWIGWSACPTSIDAKGVLREPFVLIPLGYLAGAAMLGSSAVFVLTSCKRR from the coding sequence ATGAAGCACCAGCAGGCCATCCGCACCGGTGCCCTGGCCATCAGTTGCTCTTCGGCCGGATTTCTCCTGGCAGCCTGGATTGGCTGGTCAGCCTGCCCGACGTCCATCGATGCGAAGGGGGTGCTGCGGGAGCCTTTCGTGCTGATTCCCCTTGGGTATCTGGCTGGCGCAGCGATGCTCGGGTCTTCGGCTGTGTTCGTCTTGACCTCCTGCAAACGCAGGTGA